The genomic interval tacacagaaaaaagtcatgGCAATGCGAttgatatttttatgttttgttatcAGATcattgcaacaacaacaagaacaaaagtaacaataacaacaacaaaaacactgctcctcttcctgatccttctcctccttttccttctcctcctcctccttttccttctcctcctcttcctcctcctcctcttcctcctcctcctcctcctcctcctcctcctcctcctcctcctcctcctcctcctcctcctcctcctcctcctcctcctcctcctcctcctcctcctcctcctcctcctcctcctcctcctcctcctcctcctcctcctcctcctcctcctactactactactactactactactactactactactactactactactactactactactactactactactactactactactactactactactactactactactactactactactactactcacttcactacacacacacacacacacacacacacacacacacacacacacacacacacacacacacacacacacacacacacacacacacacacacacacacacacacacacacacacgttcaaatCTGTCCACCACCTCTTCAGAGCCGTGGTTCCCTAAACACATCAGTGAGCTGGACATGTGCAACCATCTCATGACCAAATACGAGCCTGATCTGGACATGGACCATCCGGGCTTCGCTGACCAGGAGTACCGCGCCAGGAGGAAGCAGATCGCAGACATTGCTTTCGCCTACACATAGTGAGTTGTGAAGGCTtgatgctgaggaggaggagaagaggaggaggaaaaggaggaggaggaggaggaggaggaggaggaggaggaggaggaggaggaggaggaggaggaggaggaggaggaaaaggaggaggaggaggaggaggaggaggaggaggaggaggaggaggaggaggaggaggaggagaggaggaggaggaggaggaggaggaggaggaggaggaggaggaggaggaggaggaggaaaggaggtaatcATAATATTATCAAgaaattgttactttttttcgggaggtttcctgtctttttttctctgtctctcttttctatctttatttttcatcaattttaatcAATCTTGTCACTGTTAAGTCCATGTTatactcttctttccctctttttactcattttcatcattaatactttgtaatttctcatttttctttccttggtaATTTTGTTTCAGTGTCTctacttatattttttctttattttctttatattgtgaTAATGCCCCTTTTTCTCAGTAACTTTCCCGTTtagatttttaatattttcttgtataataccctgcaattttttttttctttaatcttactTAACCTTAAGCCtttaatgtatatttttcttccttgtaatGTTTCCGCCCTTCCAATGTTTTTGTTATCAaatgtgtttgtctgttctAAATTTCTTTTATAGGAATTGTAGTCCTTTAATTTCCTGGACACATAAGtaattcgttttctttacaaatTTATCATTGTAATGGCATGATTTCCTATTTGTCTTCTGCACACAGTGCAGTGTTCCATCCTTCCTAAATCTCAAAGTGTTATATGACCCCAGTAGTGAAGCGTATTCAGTCAaactactctttttttctttaactgctTCACTGCTATACGACAAAATCTTAATTAACTACCAACCACTCTGAGACATTTTGATTTGCTCCACAGTCACTTAACAGTGGCTAGAAACTGTAAAGACTAATCTTCATGCATGATTATAAAGTATCGTGAATTGTTGCATATCTCACTGAAAGGGCTattaatcatttattttcttttaatttcgctTTCTTCAGTGGGGAGCCAATCCCACGCGTGGAGTACCGGCAAGAGGAGATAGATACCTGGGGCGCTGTGTTCCGGGAGCTGGATCGCCTGGTGCCTAGCCACGCCTGCCGCCAGTACCGTGAGGTTTGGGACGTCCTGAAGAGGGAGTGTGGTTACAGCCCTGACTCCATCCCGCAGCTGGAGGACGTGTCACGCTTCATGAGGAGTaaggaaacgtgtgtgtgtgtgtgtgtgtgtgtgtgtgtgtgtgtgtgtgtgtgtgtgtgtgtgtgtgtgtgtctgacgagacagccagacgttaccctacggaacgagctcagagctcattatttccgatcttcggatagtgCCTTCGGAtaggcacacaccgggacaacaaggtcaaacgtgtgtgtgtgtgtgtgtgtgtgtgtgtgtgtgtgtgtgtgtgtgtgtgtgtgtgtgtgtgtgtgtgtgtgtgtgtgtgtgtgtgtgtgtgtgtgtgtgtgtgtgtgtgtgtgtgtgtgtgtgtgtgtgtgtgtgtgtgtgtgtgtgtgtgtgtgtgtctgggtgggtgggtatttatttctttgcttgTTTCAGAATTACACACTCATTCTCCACTTATTTCAACATTCCCCACCACCTCTAATACCCACAGAGCGCACCGGGTTCAGTCTGAGACCCGCCGCTGGCCTGTTGACGGCGAGACTTCCTGGCCTCGCTTGCCTTCAGGGTGTTCCAGTGCACGCAATACATCCGCCACCACTCGTCACCCCACCACTCCCCCGAGCCGTGAGTGTGCTGCTTTGTTCTCGCCTTTGCCTTTCTCCACTTCAAGCTCTCATTGCTCCTTCTTAGCACTTCTGttagaacctttttttttttcttttccattcttattttctgcatatttttttttattgttctgctTCAGCcatgttcttttctcctcttttttttttttttttacaactctTCGTTTAgtgaaattgtttttttttctatccttttatgtcatccttttcctctatttctttatatatacgaCTGAGTGACTTCCTCCcccctccatcctcttctctctctctctctctctctctctctctctctctctctctctctctctctctctctctctctctctctctctctctctctctctctctctctctcgtcttcatttgttttcttctcaagATCTGATGAATTTTAATAAAATTTATGCTTCATTTAgatatttgctcttttttgtGGTATCGTATTATTCAAACATCTGTTTTGCTCCCGTTtcattgtcttttatttcttctcatttataaAACTTCAATACTGCCTTGagtctttaatctctctctttctctccatattgttcattcctccacctttACATTATTTcacattcctttgtattcctctctcgCTTACTTGTATTAGtcatttctccattccttcttttagATTCTTTATGTAACTTCCTTaaatgtctttcttttaatctcctcTCTTCGCTGCCCATCTATTCCTCGtcatctttttactatttgATTCTCTTCGTTATATTACTTGTCCTTACCTTCTGCTTTCCCTCTAcatctctttcatgttcgttctttctcatctcatctTTTCTGTCCTATCCCTTAACATATTCCCTCCCGCCACAGAGACGCCATCCATGAGCTGCTGGGTCACGCACCTCTTCTGGCCCATCCCGCCTTCGCCCAGTTCTCTCAAGAGCTTGGTCTGGCCTCTCTGGGCGCTTCAGACGAGGAGATAGAAAAGTTCGCCACGGTAAGTCCtacagggaaggagaaaaggttgCTGGTTGATTGAATGAAGTTAAGGAAATTATTGTCGTTAGATCATATGCTGCAGAGGAAGGGATAAGGAAGGagtagggaaaagggaaaaaaggaagaaactgtATAggcgataatgataatgataacaatagatagataaatagatagttagacagacagatagatagatgaaaattGGTCAAATTATGGCattggaaaggggaagaagtaaTAACTTGGATAtgcaattaaagaaaaaaagagagaatgaaaaggaaataaagggataaaagtgtaattgaaaataaagaacaataaaattaaaaaagaagggaataagggAATAGAAAAGTGTAATTAAATATGGAGAAGAGTCTGATGTCACTAATTAAAGGGCAAAAAAGGTCACCATCTTGAGATCGATTGGCGAATTGGGGAAGtgatttagaagaaaaaaaaagagggataggaagggagagtaatagataaaaaaaaagtgtaagaagctaagaattaaaaaaaaaaaaggaagacgaaaaaaaaatatagttgttGATAATGCAGTTTTGAAAGAGATGGTAGTACGTAAAGAAGAAACGGAGAAAGGtaagttatattctctctctctctctctctctctctctctctctctctctctctctctctctcttggaaaacGTCTTCTTTTCaaatcccttctctctttttattttacttctttctttctgtagtttcttccttattttaccTATCAACCTCGCATGAGCCCATTATAGGGATGAGATaaaccaatcagtcagtcatacaCAGTTCACACCTCTCTTCACCGCCTTCTTCAGATGTACTGGTTCACGGTGGAGTTTGGACTGTGCCGGGAGCAGGGAGAGATACGGGCATGGGGCGCAGGTCTTCTCAGCAGCTTCGGTGAACTCCAGCACTCTTTGTCCAATAAGCCAGAGCATCGCGAGTTTGAGCCTTCCCTGACCGCTGTGCAGCCTTACCAGGACCAGGACTACCAAGACGTGTACTTCGTGGCCGAGGGAGTGGAGGACGCAATGGAAAAGTTCAGGTAAGATGAGGCAGGGAATTGTAGCAATGTGCAGGTGAGGGTAGGATGGAAATAAAGGATTAATTcatatgagagaaggaaagggatcaAAGAGGAGTTGTAGGTAGCCGAACTTTGgatgatggtgggaggagcaaagataagaaaatgaaaatagtttCACAATAAAGAGAACAAGCTTAGGTGATCAGATTCAAATAAAATAGTAGTTAAAATGTAgtgtaaagaaaaagattaacagAAGGAAGATATAAGATATAGGGATGAGTTGCACTTCATGAATAGCTTATGTGTGCTTCcgtaaaaggaaatgtttaaTATTAAGCATGGCATCACTTTGAGCAGTTGAAGGTGTCATCTTTTTGCCTGGTCTCTTACATAGCTTTTGTGTTAATTTGCTATTGTCGTCCTTTTCACGGAAGAAATAATCAAGTTTAGGCTGAAAATAACTACAAGTGAAAATATCCAAGTGAAACAAGAAAACCGGATGGATGTGTTTGTAGTATAGATCCTTAACCATTTTCGCAATATATTCAATAAAGATAGAGCAGGAATGATCGTAGAGCTAGATTATATTTGTAACAAAATATCTATAAATATAAATGAACTTAAGCATAAACATGATATTAATGTAGACAAGttaagatcagctgattctggGAACACGTGTGACGGTGTGACGTGCGGTTTCTCCATCGCCATGTTGATCAGTGCGGCGTGTGCAAGGAGGTTCTCCATGGCCTTGTCTTTCCCAGGCAGTGGACGTTCAAGACACTCTCGCGTCCCTACGAGGTGCACTACGATCCCTTCAGCCAGACCGTGATGGTGCTGGACTCCGTGCACAAGCTGGAGGGGCTGGCCGCCTGCCTGTCCTTAGAGGTGCTCAGACTCAATAACGCCGTGGCGAAGATGAAGTTTTGAATACCACGACGAGGACTGATTCAGGTGACGGCCAGCGTGAGGCGCCGCCATGTATGAGTAGAGGCTTGTTTGGGCTTACTAACCGCCCCTAACTATATCCAAAGGCTGCATACTAACTCTAATGCAAACTAACCAACCCTAATAGTATCCAGTCCTTTGACATTAACATTTACTGAACCTAACTTATGAGCAAAGTGTCACAAGGAAGCTAAGGTTGTTTAATCTCTAGTAGgtatgcattttcttttctgatgtTGCCTAGGGTGATATGTTCTTTGCGTTTTATCCGTAGGGGTGGGGGGGTGTAGAAGTGGTAATGAGGATAGATACATGGATGGATTGGTACTTAACATCACAATTTCCTCAATGGTGTAGTATTCAAGGCTACTGCCCCTGGAGGCTTGGAAGTAAGGATGAGGACTaagtgtgtgtaaataattaGTTTTATTAGTAGCAAAAATTGAAAGCAGGAAAGCTGTTAGCGATAGACCAAACAATCGGTTTGGATGTTGCCTAAGTATGAATTATTTCCATATTTACGGCAGGAATAGATATCCTTATCTGGTTTATTCAGCTAGTTAGGCGAACTAATTCATGTAGCATGACTTTAGTGTTAAATATAAAAAGTTATGGTGGGCCTAAAACTGCTGGCATGCCAGTGTACAGGAATCTTAAAAGATACAGAGGTGCAGTGTATGTTGAGCTTGTGCTTATAGCCACCCTGCTGCAtatctggctgtgtgtgtgagtgacaggCAGTGAGTCATCCTTAATGACTAGTGCAGGAAGTACTGCACCTCACTTAGGCCTTCACTCTGGTGTGAAGTGTGCTGCTTCTTTATGCTTTTGTTTCGTGATGCTTTTCTCTCACCTCGAGTCATGACATGTTTGTCTTACTAGTCATAAGTTATTGAACAATGAAAGTTAATTAGAATGTTGGAATTAGCCATTGCCAATGCATTTAGAGCAAACACTTGGATCACCCACTATATTGGTAtgaaactttatttatttttactttcaaaaGAAGGTAATGCAAATTTATAGAATTATATCACTATAATACTGTATAAGCCCATGAAATGACAGGCATATCTTAGAagaatgtaatatatatatatatacacacacacacacacacacacacacacacacacgcacacacacacacactcacacacacacacacgtacagtggAACCTCATGATTTGATTGCCTTTCAATTCAAATAATTTCTGATTCGAACACACATTTAGTGAACAAATTTTATCTTCCAATTCGAACTTGATGCACGACTCGAACATAAGGAAATAGCTGCAGACAACGCTACTCTGTCAGTCAGAACTTAGTCACGCTTGCTCTCTCCTGCTGTGTACACCACTCTTTGTTGTTctgatgatgaatgatgaggtCCAAGAAATGTGTGGCAAGTTGGGTCCACTGCAGATGTGATTGATACTGTAATTGatgtttttcccattttttttcttttttatggagaTCTGTATGTTTCTTTACTAATTGGATTGTATTACGTTATTTTGAACTTATGTACGTATCATGTTACTACCTATGTTTGCTTTTTTATTAAAAGTTAATCAATGAATGTGATGGTTTGGCAAGCAGCAGTTTTCTTTGGGTTGGTACTGAAAAATAACATCCATAGATGCGTAATAAAGTTGTTGTGTTTAATGACAACCACTGAGCCGAAAGTAAGTGATCAAGTCAATGGATTCTTATATGTGTTagtatgtaattttctttttgttctataAAAATTGCCCAGGATTTTTTAATGAAGGAACAtgtgtaataatgatattagCTGTAAGAAAAACTAATATATGAAagatttcagggtatttttcatatatagttATTTGTGAGTATCCTAGGCTCataaggatttatttatttatttataagacTTTGAGGTAGTGTATTATACTGTATTACATGTGTTGTCATTAAGTCCAGCACATAGTTATTCTTTCAcatacattttctttgtctaAAATATGATTTGTTGCAACTTTTCctagagaaaaaaatcacagtaAGGAATGTGCAAGGATGTGGTTTGAGTCTTACAAGGTGGGATGAGGATATGCTGGATTTATTTTGATCTTTGTTGTTCATTCCTTTCCTGAAACATTTTCCTGAAACATAGCTTTTACATTTGAAGggtttgctttcattttccaGATGTGTGGAGTACCAGGTGCAAAATTGTACGTTGGCTTCTTGTATAGTtgctcattcctttctttaactATTTCTTACGATGCAACTGTgtgtttttaaatgttttcttcAAGTTTTCGGGTATGTGTAGAGTATGTGAATCATAGTTAGCTTCTATAATGTGAGAGTCTTTAGTTAGGGAAAATATGCATTCAGAGTATATACAGTAGATGCATATGTTGTTTCCCTGTGTGTtaataacaaagaagaataagcaaaaaaaatgtacatttaCATATCAAGAAATATTTAtgtgaagtaaaagaaagatgcTTTATGTATGTAGTGTAGTATAATAGGGATAAATTGAAGTGAAATGTAATTAATTAGCCTAGCAttataaattgaaaaataaggaaatagtaTAATAGCCACATATTGAGAAATTTAGTATTAGCTAAGACAGTTGGTAGTGGGAGCAAATGAGACTTTTTTTTGCATGTCAGGAAGACTGATAAGAGGCATTTAATTAAGTTAAAGCCTGCTTACTGTCTTTCTCCCaatgagaaatgagaagagacaAAAGATTAAAATGCAAGGGGCTCAGAAGGAAAGTTGTGACTgacgaaaggaggaaaaaaatggattcAAATCTGGGAAATGGAactagaataaaacaaaaaatcataTTAAAGAGGAGGAATTAATGAGTAAGGAATGGATGcttaagagaaggaaatattaggatgtagaaagagggaatgactaattggaaaaagaagaggaatatgtGAGGTATGAGAAGTAAAagataggagaaaagaataaggaactACAATGAAGCTGAGCGTGCATGTCTTGATTCCAATGCACTGTATCATTGAAGAACATCattggtaaagaaaagaagagctaATGGTTTGTTCAGTTTCCTGCTCTCTTGGTGACCTCCCCTAGTCAAGGCTGGCATGTGGGGGTGGTCATCAGGAGTGAGGCTTAATCACATCAGAATCAGTATCCAGTAATATATAACTAAGCTTGTCTTCATCCATAGAAATGTAGGTGTCTTGATGATAACTGGCTAAATGAATGTGTGATTGATGTTTAGTGTTTTGTATCCATTTGAATCTAATTTTTCTATGATCATTGAGGAATTTGAGTTTGCTATAAAtcataaaaggggaaaaattatggtttaagttttctttattcaatgtTAAGGTTTAGATTCTTTATTACATTATTCAGTGGTCTAGTTCTTGATTCTCAGTGAATTATGTTTTATTAAGCTGAATACAGCCAAGCAGACATTGACACACAACATTTCCATTGTAAAGCTACTGTTTTTCGTAAATTGTTTCTCTGACAGATTAAGCAAAAAGATTTTTGTGAAAGGAAATTTGTTAAGTGTTTTAGAACTGCTATGTAGTGAAGGTTAGTGAATATCTTTTGTAATGGATGGAGAATTACAAGTTGGCAGCCATCAGTGTTACTACTAGCATATTTTGGGTAGCAAGTGATCATCATTGATTCAAAGGTATATTAACCAGTGTTTTGAGTCTTATTATCTATCCAGCATTGACTCTCCTTGGGGATGTTTTCACTGAATTTGCATTAAATGTTATAAACACGATCCATTCAACAGATTTGGTGTGTGACTTGAAATTTGCTTCATCCTAACTTAAAGATTAGACTACAGTACTTGATCCTCTCGTCTTGTGCTGTGTAAAAGAGTAAAgctggagatggggccacacaaatgaaaagcccaggccctgtaaaactacaactaggtaaatacacacacacacacacacacacacacacacacacacacacacacacacacacacacacacacacacacacacacacacacacacacacacactttactttactttctcaTTTTATAAACTCTACATAGAATGTATATAAAGACAAAAACTAATAgtgtttatttaatgtttttttttaagtggatCAAGCTATATGGTGCATATAAAAGTTGCAgatatcattactgttattattattattattattttgttatattattattattattattattattattattattattattattattattattattattattgttgtttattcattaattttgagAAGCATAATCAGTTTGTAGATGTGAAGAAGCAGATGGGGTGGCTATACAAGTTAACCAATGAGGTGTGCAGGATTGGCAATGACCACAGACTCTTTATAGATAACTTTGACATTAATGCAGCCACCACAGAAGCAATTTACCACTTGTACTTGGTGCACATGTAGGTGTGGATGCATCTCAACCAGTAGGGTTGAAATGTGTGGATAGGGTGAAAGGTGAGATAGAGACATAAATGTTAATGTCCTTTAGCTTCAAGTCATGATGTCAATGTGTTAGATTTGCTCCTTTCCAAGTTCattgtttatttaaattttttgttttgttttttaaacTTCCTTGCAGCTGTTGTCTGAGCCCCTaggaaatatattattattgattGCAAGTGTGTAGTTGTACCTGATTCTAGTATCGAATAATTATTTTTGGAAACATATATGTGTAGGACCAATTATTCTGTATATTCTTACAATTATCttgcagaatatatatatatatatatatatatatatatatatatatatatatatatatatatatatatatatatatatatattaaactgCAGCAGCTATGGTTGTGTATGTATCATTATGTAGCCATTGTTTTATTAGCACAGAAAATATATTGCTTATTGGTGGCTGTACATATTTTTGGAAACAACTGTCTTCAGTGTTGTTTGTTGGCTTATCACTGGCCAAGCGTTAAGCATTGGATACATGTAGCAGGAAATATTATAGTTTCTCTTGAGAGACTTTGAAATGCTGTTTCAGTACCCTCTGAGCCATTTCCCTTGAGCTGAGTTTGGTCAGGTTTATGTCTATGATGATACTACAATAAATGTTCTGACCAATCTGAGGACTCAGTTTGCTTGGGATATTCCTCATATCTTAGGTGAAAGAGGTTGGAAATCTGTGTTTGACCTATCAGTTTTAAACATGTTTTTGGTCAGCCCCTTCCATATGGAAACAGTGGCATTGGGCTGAGAGACTGGTTGGTGTGTCTGAATCTTAGGGAAACACATTTCTAGATTCCATTCCACCCTTGTTCTCACTTGGTGCCATTGTCTTCATGAGTGCATCAACGTGGGATCTTCAAGCACCGATATCTGTATGATTGGTTGTTCACTGGTTTTCCTTCTAGAGATGCATAGATGCTATTAGAGCAGTTTTACGGTTTGCATCCAGATGGGCATTCAGATCAAATAACCCTAGCCAGACTTGTATCCAGTCTGAGGAAATAATGTAGCAGTGAACATACAGTATGTAGTAGTGGGTAGCAAGTAGCAGCAAGGTTTAAAGACAGTACAGTGTCACAGATTATGAAGTTTCACTACAGAGCCACCCAGGGACAAGggaccaacttttttttttttttttttatagcctgTAGTACTtgtaggtgtacttgaagagtatgggaagtgctgtccagtttccatccattagtgctgcaagcaattttattcatagttttACCCATATTATGtcctatatcaccacccaagctcaaacctccctcaactttttgtacattaacttctgcaaaatTCGCAGCCTtaaatctaattttcaatctgtggaacatcaTCTCTccttactaaacctcatcttctttttctcaccgaaacacagctgtctgaggcaactgacagtagcccttttctttgtttcctccttctttctttattctcatttttgttccaaagctggatgttgcatctatgtacgcaacgacttcaCTTCTCTtgtgcccatgctcttgaatcttccgagttttccaccatctggtttCGACTCAACattcactctctaactaaattcatctgtgctgtctatctattccctaattcctctgactatagtaaattctttgactatttaacttccaaaatggagcacattctgtccctctaccctttcagagatttccattcttggagatttcaatgttcaccaccagcttggctttcctttcccttcactgaccatcctggtgaactagccttcaactttgctatcctccatgacctagagcaactgatgcaacaccctactcgtattcctgaccgtcttggagacacgctcagcattcttgatctcttcctca from Portunus trituberculatus isolate SZX2019 chromosome 47, ASM1759143v1, whole genome shotgun sequence carries:
- the LOC123520445 gene encoding LOW QUALITY PROTEIN: tyrosine 3-monooxygenase-like (The sequence of the model RefSeq protein was modified relative to this genomic sequence to represent the inferred CDS: inserted 2 bases in 1 codon), translated to MKAAEVSRERFAINKSYSIENGYPARRRSLVDDAKFESTINKQRQQSWIEEAQRLSRDGEVSEEEVFLVQSPGEPDSPLTVAMVVSLLDGISALPRVIKTIENFKGTVVHVESRPSSQKGVSFDVLFRVDIMREPLLSLLKSLRQGASIASVKLLSEHQSSIKEPWFPKHISELDMCNHLMTKYEPDLDMDHPGFADQEYRARRKQIADIAFAYTYGEPIPRVEYRQEEIDTWGAVFRELDRLVPSHACRQYREVWDVLKRECGYSPDSIPQLEDVSRFMRKRTGFSLRPAAGLLTXRDFLASLAFRVFQCTQYIRHHSSPHHSPEPDAIHELLGHAPLLAHPAFAQFSQELGLASLGASDEEIEKFATMYWFTVEFGLCREQGEIRAWGAGLLSSFGELQHSLSNKPEHREFEPSLTAVQPYQDQDYQDVYFVAEGVEDAMEKFRQWTFKTLSRPYEVHYDPFSQTVMVLDSVHKLEGLAACLSLEVLRLNNAVAKMKF